The Streptosporangium album genome segment GAGGCCACCGGCTCCGACGCGCTGGCCGCAACGCGCCGCGTCGTCGGCCTGCTGCGCGACGCCGACGACGCGGTCCCCGCCATGCCCGGACCCGAACAGCTCAGCGAACTGGTCAAACGCTTCCACGGCCACGGCCCCGCGGTGCGCCTGCGGTTGCCTGCCGACGGATCGGTGTGGCCGCCCGAAGTGACCAGTACCGTCTACCGGGTCGTCCAGGAGTCGCTGACCAACATCTCCCGCCATGCCCCGCACGCCCGCTCGGTCACGGTCAGCGTCGCTCAAGATCGGGAGTCTGTCACCGTCGAGGTCGTCGACGACGCCCCGCCGGTCCCGGCCCGGTACCACCATCACCGCGGCGGCTACGGCCTGGTCGGGATGCGCGAACGCCTCGAGGCCCTCGGCGGCACGCTGTGCGCCGGCCCGCGCCGCGGGGCCGGCTGGCCCGTGCTCGCCACCCTGCCCGTCCCTGCGCGGAAGCGCCGATGACCATCAGGGTGCTGCTGGCCGACGACCAGGCGATGATCCGCGCCAGTCTGCGGATCATCCTCGAGGACCAGCCCGACATCAGCGTGGTCGCCGAGGCTTCGGACGGCGCCGAGGCGGTCGCCTTGGCCCGGAGGCTGCGCCCGGACGTGTGCCTCGTGGACATCCAGATGCCCCGCCTCGACGGCGTCGAGGTCACCCGCGTCCTGGCCGGCCCCGGCGTCCCCGACCCGCTCCGGGTGATCGTGGTCACCACCTTCGACCTCGACGAGTACGTCTGCGGCACGCTGCGCGGCGGGGCGGTCGGATTCGTCCTGAAAGACGCCGGCCCCGTCCTGCTCGTCGAGGCCGTCCGGGCCATCGCCAGAGGCCGCACCAACCAGGAGATCGCCGACGAGTTGTTCATCTCGCTGAGCACCGTCAAGGGCCACATTCCCGGCATCCAAGCCAAGCTCGGGGTGCGCAACCGGGTTGAGATCGCCGGCTGGGCCTGGGAGAACCGAATCGTGGGGACCGCATAGCGCCGGCGAGGACGCCGCCCGGAGCAGGGGCAGCAGTGGAAGCCAGGACGGCGCGAGCGGCCGCTTGCCGGCGCGGTTTACCGGCCCGGCCGCCCGCGGGGCCGGCTGGTCATCCAACGCTTTCCTGGGTGGGTTCTCGCCCGCCGTGCAGCGGGAGCCGCGCCGTCACCTGCCACTCGGAGTCCACCGGCCCGGTCTCCAGCTGTCCGCCCAGCAGCGTCACCCGCTCC includes the following:
- a CDS encoding response regulator transcription factor: MTIRVLLADDQAMIRASLRIILEDQPDISVVAEASDGAEAVALARRLRPDVCLVDIQMPRLDGVEVTRVLAGPGVPDPLRVIVVTTFDLDEYVCGTLRGGAVGFVLKDAGPVLLVEAVRAIARGRTNQEIADELFISLSTVKGHIPGIQAKLGVRNRVEIAGWAWENRIVGTA
- a CDS encoding sensor histidine kinase, yielding MRRDERLKLARELHDVVAHHITSIVLQAQAAQLVARKHPEKVEGSLAGIEATGSDALAATRRVVGLLRDADDAVPAMPGPEQLSELVKRFHGHGPAVRLRLPADGSVWPPEVTSTVYRVVQESLTNISRHAPHARSVTVSVAQDRESVTVEVVDDAPPVPARYHHHRGGYGLVGMRERLEALGGTLCAGPRRGAGWPVLATLPVPARKRR